A genome region from Bombilactobacillus bombi includes the following:
- the cydD gene encoding thiol reductant ABC exporter subunit CydD: MIDKRLFQLPEIKPLFKMLAGLTILQAFMILLQAKFLAEALVISWQRHNLNSIVQPTIFFIIAFLCRHFLTWVKDALLDKYATKTTEDIRGQLLDKIYTTGPQMIAKNGSGNIVTNALDGMDEINNYLNLILSKFMNMMIIPWIILVFVFFKNVTSGIVLILVFPIIILFMIILGYAAQDKADSQYAKYVVLSNHFLDALRGLTTLKMLGLSKEYAHNIYTVSEQYRKKTLSTLRIAILSTFALDWFTTLSIAILAVFLGLALIKGTIPLYPAMVTLILAPEYFLPLRNFANDYHATLNGKNAFTATMKILAMPTTKQRQLLPEFTWNQDSQLIIKNLSFQYEAKQQPNDLQNINLQIQGYKRIGIVGQSGAGKSTLLDVLSGFLIPQEGNIQVDGHNLPHLAQDGWQQQFTYLPQKPYLFSDTIANNIRFYVPDASNQDVQHAVEQADLTQFIKSLPAGLETKVGQGGRGISGGQAQRIMLARAFLAKERHILIFDEPTAHLDIETEYSLKQTMLPLFENHLVIFATHRLHWLEQMDYVIVLDQGQIVEQGPVQQIIQKNSGPFYELSAHMRGEQ, encoded by the coding sequence ATGATAGATAAGCGTTTATTTCAATTGCCTGAAATTAAACCGCTCTTTAAAATGCTTGCAGGATTAACGATTCTGCAAGCTTTTATGATATTACTGCAAGCAAAGTTTCTTGCAGAAGCGTTAGTAATTTCTTGGCAACGACATAATTTAAATAGCATTGTGCAACCGACAATTTTTTTTATTATTGCATTTTTATGTCGGCATTTCTTAACTTGGGTTAAAGATGCTCTTTTAGATAAATATGCCACTAAAACTACCGAAGATATTCGCGGACAGTTATTGGATAAAATTTATACTACTGGTCCCCAAATGATTGCCAAAAACGGTTCAGGAAATATTGTAACTAATGCTTTAGATGGAATGGATGAAATTAATAATTATTTAAATCTTATTCTTTCTAAATTTATGAATATGATGATTATTCCTTGGATTATCTTAGTTTTTGTCTTTTTTAAAAATGTTACTTCTGGTATTGTATTAATTCTGGTTTTTCCCATTATTATCTTATTTATGATTATTCTGGGTTATGCTGCTCAAGATAAAGCAGACTCCCAATATGCCAAATATGTAGTTTTATCTAATCACTTTTTAGATGCTTTACGTGGTTTGACAACTTTAAAAATGCTAGGTCTGAGTAAGGAATATGCTCACAATATTTATACTGTTAGTGAACAATACCGTAAAAAGACCTTAAGTACTTTAAGAATTGCTATTTTATCAACATTTGCTTTAGATTGGTTTACTACTTTATCAATTGCTATTTTGGCAGTTTTTCTAGGTTTGGCTTTAATCAAAGGAACAATTCCTTTGTATCCAGCGATGGTAACTTTAATCTTGGCTCCGGAATATTTCTTGCCTTTGCGTAATTTTGCTAATGATTATCATGCAACTCTCAATGGTAAAAATGCCTTTACAGCAACCATGAAAATCTTAGCCATGCCTACTACAAAGCAGCGTCAATTATTACCTGAATTCACTTGGAACCAAGATAGTCAACTAATCATTAAAAATCTTAGCTTTCAATATGAAGCTAAGCAACAGCCCAACGATTTACAAAATATTAATTTACAAATTCAAGGTTACAAACGTATTGGTATTGTTGGGCAATCTGGTGCTGGTAAATCAACTTTATTAGATGTGCTCAGCGGTTTTCTAATTCCGCAAGAAGGTAATATTCAAGTCGATGGCCACAATTTGCCTCATTTAGCTCAAGATGGCTGGCAACAACAATTTACGTATTTGCCACAAAAGCCCTATTTATTTAGTGATACAATTGCTAACAATATTCGCTTTTATGTACCTGATGCTTCTAATCAAGATGTTCAACATGCTGTGGAGCAGGCTGACTTAACTCAATTTATTAAATCATTACCTGCTGGCTTAGAGACCAAAGTTGGCCAAGGTGGTCGAGGCATTTCAGGCGGACAAGCCCAAAGAATCATGTTGGCGCGAGCATTTTTAGCCAAGGAACGCCATATTTTGATATTTGATGAACCTACAGCTCATTTAGATATTGAAACTGAATATTCCTTAAAACAGACTATGTTACCTTTATTTGAAAACCATTTAGTCATTTTTGCAACCCATCGACTGCATTGGTTGGAACAAATGGATTACGTTATCGTGTTAGATCAAGGTCAAATCGTGGAACAAGGACCAGTACAACAAATTATTCAAAAAAATTCTGGACCTTTTTACGAATTAAGTGCACATATGCGAGGTGAGCAATAA
- a CDS encoding acetate/propionate family kinase has product MLIMAINAGSSSLKWQIYDMPSEKRIAKGMIDRLGKQDAIFKADYGDGEKFERQEPITSKEKAATLILTRLKSLHIVQRLEDIKGVGHRVVSGGEVFDKSTVITSDVLLQIKNLSELAPLHNNIEAYYVSVFAQLLPHSQQVAVFDTSFFSSLKPVNYLYPIDTKYYDQYGVRKYGAHGTSHRYVTQRTAEILQQPLEKTNLITLHLGNGASVSAIAHGKAIDTSMGFTPLAGLMMGTRSGDVDPSIIPYIMEKDHLQNISEMISILNKKSGLLGVSGVSNDKRDIDDAADNGDKRAQLAQEMFVNRIVKYVGSYLALLDELPDALVFTAGVGENDQPVRQAVCDQLQHLGVKIDAAKNQAKGQELLISTPDSAIKVFVVPTNEELMIARDTYDLAQK; this is encoded by the coding sequence ATGTTAATTATGGCAATAAATGCCGGAAGTTCAAGCTTGAAATGGCAGATTTATGATATGCCTAGTGAAAAACGAATTGCTAAAGGAATGATTGATCGTTTAGGTAAACAAGATGCAATTTTTAAGGCTGATTATGGTGATGGAGAGAAATTTGAGCGACAAGAACCTATTACTTCCAAAGAAAAAGCTGCTACCTTAATTTTAACGCGGTTGAAAAGTTTACACATTGTTCAACGCTTAGAAGATATTAAAGGAGTGGGACATCGAGTTGTTTCAGGAGGCGAAGTTTTTGATAAGTCAACAGTCATCACTTCTGATGTTTTACTCCAGATAAAAAATTTATCCGAACTAGCTCCGTTACATAATAATATTGAAGCTTATTATGTCAGCGTATTTGCGCAATTATTGCCTCATTCTCAACAAGTAGCGGTATTTGATACATCCTTTTTTTCTAGTTTGAAACCGGTTAATTATTTATATCCTATTGATACTAAATATTATGATCAATACGGCGTGCGGAAGTATGGTGCTCACGGTACTAGTCACCGTTATGTTACCCAACGAACAGCGGAAATTTTGCAGCAACCATTAGAAAAAACCAACCTCATTACCTTGCATTTAGGTAACGGCGCTTCAGTTTCAGCAATTGCTCATGGGAAAGCGATTGATACATCTATGGGTTTCACGCCATTGGCTGGATTAATGATGGGCACGCGTTCTGGAGATGTTGATCCGTCTATTATTCCTTATATCATGGAAAAAGATCATCTACAAAATATTTCCGAAATGATTAGTATTCTAAATAAAAAGTCGGGTTTATTAGGTGTATCAGGAGTTTCTAATGATAAGCGCGATATTGATGATGCCGCTGATAATGGTGATAAACGTGCACAATTAGCTCAAGAAATGTTTGTTAATCGGATTGTGAAATATGTCGGTTCCTACTTAGCATTATTGGATGAATTACCAGATGCCTTAGTCTTTACTGCTGGTGTAGGAGAGAATGATCAGCCAGTTCGGCAAGCAGTTTGTGATCAATTGCAACATTTGGGTGTTAAAATTGATGCCGCAAAAAATCAAGCTAAGGGTCAAGAACTGTTAATTAGTACCCCGGATTCAGCAATTAAGGTCTTTGTAGTCCCAACCAACGAAGAATTAATGATTGCTAGAGATACTTATGATTTAGCACAAAAATAA
- the cydB gene encoding cytochrome d ubiquinol oxidase subunit II: MSALQFIWFLLICVLFVGFFFLEGFDFGVGMASGIIARTEEEKSVMLDIIGPHWMVNETWLVTAGGAMFASFPMWYASLFSGYYIMFLLVLVGLIIRGVSFEFANHAETSRGRNFWYNTFVLGSLLAPLMLCIIFFSMIQGVPINAKGDLNLGFFDIINWLSLVGGIAGVLMSLIHGLNYVRLNTTGILRERAENLNRFLYPILFVGEVVFALLVFFQTDFFKEKFVSSLIITLLIVVMSLIGAWGVYKDHEGWSLVGSGLSLSFVVILIFNGLFPRVMIATNPAHDILIKDASSSPTALKVMTIVVCILLPIVLIYFIWSYLIFTKRTPSHKKVMD; the protein is encoded by the coding sequence ATGAGTGCCTTACAATTTATTTGGTTTCTTTTAATTTGTGTTCTTTTTGTCGGTTTTTTCTTCTTAGAAGGCTTTGACTTTGGTGTTGGTATGGCTTCTGGCATTATTGCACGGACTGAGGAAGAAAAATCTGTGATGCTCGATATTATTGGTCCTCATTGGATGGTAAATGAAACTTGGTTGGTAACAGCTGGGGGCGCAATGTTTGCTTCATTTCCAATGTGGTATGCTAGTTTGTTTTCCGGATATTACATCATGTTTCTTTTAGTTTTAGTAGGATTAATCATTCGGGGGGTATCATTTGAATTTGCTAATCATGCTGAAACTTCGCGTGGACGTAATTTTTGGTATAACACTTTCGTATTAGGAAGTTTATTAGCACCCTTGATGCTTTGCATTATTTTCTTTAGTATGATTCAAGGTGTTCCTATTAACGCTAAAGGTGATTTAAACTTAGGATTCTTCGACATTATTAACTGGCTATCATTAGTCGGTGGAATTGCGGGAGTTTTAATGTCTTTAATTCATGGTTTGAATTATGTTCGTTTAAATACAACCGGTATTTTAAGAGAACGAGCAGAGAATTTAAATCGTTTCTTATATCCGATACTTTTTGTTGGTGAGGTTGTTTTTGCCTTGTTGGTATTTTTCCAGACCGACTTTTTCAAAGAAAAATTTGTATCTAGTTTAATTATTACTTTACTCATTGTTGTGATGTCATTAATTGGTGCTTGGGGCGTTTATAAAGATCATGAAGGCTGGAGTCTTGTTGGTAGTGGATTATCACTTTCATTTGTTGTGATTTTAATCTTCAATGGCTTATTCCCAAGAGTCATGATTGCTACTAATCCAGCACATGATATTTTGATTAAAGATGCATCATCTTCACCAACCGCTTTAAAGGTTATGACGATCGTTGTTTGCATCTTATTGCCAATCGTTTTGATTTACTTCATTTGGTCTTATTTGATTTTTACCAAGCGCACCCCTTCGCACAAGAAAGTTATGGATTAA
- a CDS encoding NAD(P)/FAD-dependent oxidoreductase codes for MAHIVILGAGYAGLGTARKLAKIAPEGTTIDLIDRNTKHVESIQLYRVAAGTAQADDISLDIASVIPDNVNFIQATVSKVDYENKKVEFEDHAEISYDYVVLSLGFRSENFGMEGADKYSYKLQDIPTAEKIYQVINSNIRDYKQTQDPNDLNIAVCGAGFTGIELLGELIDTAKVLKAKYNVPEINITSLEMAPQILPMFDSELAQYAYDFLSKNGIKILTGAKIKKIEQNAVVYTTGDSDEEQRVYANSIIWTVGVSGSDVIKNSGFDAKRNRIVVTDYLNVEDHPEIYVLGDDSASMDPQSGRPLPTTGQLAQAQAAVAAVNIAAAINDAPQKKFVYKSMGTVASLGPNHGIIEMTSPHIKLKGHLASLAKSASFEKVLFGVGGVKGLKKV; via the coding sequence ATGGCTCATATCGTTATTTTAGGCGCTGGTTATGCCGGATTAGGCACTGCCAGAAAATTAGCAAAAATTGCACCAGAAGGAACTACCATTGATTTAATTGATCGTAATACTAAACATGTGGAGTCGATTCAACTTTATCGTGTTGCAGCGGGAACTGCTCAAGCTGATGACATTAGTCTGGATATTGCTTCAGTTATACCTGATAATGTGAACTTTATTCAAGCAACTGTTTCTAAAGTTGATTATGAAAATAAAAAAGTAGAATTTGAAGATCATGCTGAGATTTCATATGATTATGTTGTTTTAAGTCTTGGTTTTCGGTCAGAAAACTTCGGCATGGAAGGTGCAGATAAGTATTCATACAAACTGCAAGACATTCCTACCGCTGAAAAAATTTATCAAGTTATTAATTCTAATATTCGTGATTATAAGCAAACACAAGATCCTAACGATTTAAACATTGCAGTTTGTGGTGCTGGTTTTACAGGTATTGAATTATTAGGTGAATTAATCGATACCGCTAAAGTCTTAAAAGCTAAATATAATGTTCCCGAAATTAACATTACTAGCTTAGAAATGGCACCACAAATTTTGCCAATGTTTGATTCTGAATTAGCTCAATATGCTTATGACTTTTTATCTAAGAATGGGATTAAGATTTTAACTGGAGCTAAAATTAAGAAGATTGAACAAAATGCTGTAGTTTATACCACTGGCGATAGTGATGAAGAGCAACGTGTTTACGCCAATTCAATTATTTGGACTGTAGGTGTCAGCGGCAGTGATGTTATTAAGAATTCCGGCTTTGATGCTAAACGTAATCGGATTGTCGTTACTGATTATTTAAATGTTGAAGATCATCCTGAAATTTACGTATTAGGTGATGATTCTGCTTCAATGGATCCACAATCTGGCCGGCCATTACCTACCACAGGTCAATTGGCTCAAGCTCAAGCTGCAGTTGCAGCTGTAAATATTGCTGCTGCCATTAATGATGCACCACAAAAGAAATTCGTTTATAAGTCAATGGGAACTGTAGCGTCCTTAGGACCAAATCATGGTATTATCGAAATGACCAGTCCACATATTAAATTAAAGGGTCATCTAGCTTCCTTAGCTAAGAGTGCATCCTTTGAAAAAGTATTATTTGGCGTTGGAGGAGTTAAGGGACTTAAAAAAGTTTAA
- a CDS encoding polyprenyl synthetase family protein gives MINSLWSQIPELNQQLEQVQGIILKQIKPLNDPVASLIKQQITSGGKMLRPACLLLFSKFGPHQDKNQKLQAAAAMEVLHLATLIHDDVIDDSDLRRNVPTIQVQLGDRNAIYAGDYLLTVYFDLISQVANHQSEIIFNARGIKKILRGELDQLQINRNVEATVKMYLREIAGKTAQLIELSAQFGAMLAQADKHIIHKARFIGHNLGMAFQIQDDVLDYLGSSKLGKPKLEDLKNGVYTLPLIYTLCQENSQLPQFLKQHPQLNDSQIQDVAQIVKEQGGLTAAQSLAQKYTNKALGLIRELPQNQYRRYLEQITKELLQRQQ, from the coding sequence ATGATTAACTCCCTATGGAGCCAAATTCCTGAGTTGAATCAGCAGTTAGAACAAGTTCAAGGAATTATTTTAAAACAAATTAAACCTTTAAATGATCCTGTTGCTAGTTTAATCAAACAACAGATAACTAGTGGTGGGAAAATGTTACGACCAGCTTGTTTGCTCTTGTTCAGCAAGTTTGGTCCACACCAAGATAAGAACCAAAAATTACAAGCAGCAGCGGCAATGGAAGTTTTACATTTAGCAACATTAATTCATGATGATGTGATTGATGATTCTGACTTACGCCGTAATGTGCCCACGATTCAAGTTCAGTTAGGGGATCGGAATGCTATTTATGCGGGAGATTATTTATTAACGGTATATTTCGATTTAATTAGCCAAGTTGCTAATCATCAAAGTGAGATTATTTTTAATGCTCGTGGTATTAAAAAAATTTTACGTGGTGAATTGGATCAATTACAAATTAATCGAAATGTAGAAGCCACTGTGAAAATGTATTTACGTGAAATTGCGGGTAAAACGGCCCAATTGATTGAATTAAGTGCGCAATTTGGCGCAATGCTGGCGCAAGCTGATAAGCATATTATTCATAAAGCGCGTTTTATTGGTCATAATTTAGGAATGGCTTTTCAAATTCAAGATGATGTTTTAGATTATTTAGGTTCATCTAAGTTAGGCAAGCCCAAACTGGAAGATTTAAAAAATGGTGTTTATACTCTACCGTTAATTTATACCTTATGCCAAGAAAATAGTCAATTGCCGCAGTTTTTAAAACAACATCCGCAATTAAATGATTCCCAGATACAAGATGTGGCCCAGATTGTTAAGGAACAAGGCGGTTTGACAGCAGCTCAATCATTAGCTCAAAAATACACTAATAAAGCATTAGGATTAATTAGAGAATTACCGCAGAACCAATATCGGCGTTATTTAGAACAAATCACCAAAGAATTATTACAGCGCCAACAATAG
- a CDS encoding 1,4-dihydroxy-2-naphthoate polyprenyltransferase, with translation MKLSVFLELVEIKAKTASIFPFLLGTFYAVYHFHHLNWINVICFFVAMLLFNMSVDINDNYWDYQNATEQEEFRKKTNVIGVNHLNIKKIGWLDFSMAAIAALLGIFLVTRVGWILLVLGIFCFAVGFFYAGGPYPINSLPVGEFFAGFTMGFVIFLIAVYINVYQAIAFDWHLIVPIFIASGLSQCAIGALLLANNICDYQEDIDLNRHTIVRFLGVPKSLWFYAALLIIGYIFLLAAIFMRILPWSLLLTFLVIPIIYRNTKQFFAVHIKKKTFPLAVKNLFIITLTQVLSFALGLIIKQFS, from the coding sequence TTGAAATTATCTGTGTTTTTAGAATTGGTTGAAATTAAAGCTAAAACTGCTAGTATTTTTCCCTTTTTATTGGGAACTTTCTATGCAGTTTATCATTTTCATCATTTAAATTGGATCAATGTAATTTGCTTTTTTGTCGCCATGTTACTGTTTAACATGTCTGTAGATATTAACGACAACTATTGGGATTATCAAAATGCGACTGAGCAAGAAGAATTTCGTAAAAAAACCAATGTCATTGGCGTTAATCATTTAAATATCAAAAAAATTGGCTGGCTGGATTTTAGTATGGCTGCGATAGCTGCTTTACTAGGAATTTTTCTTGTTACCCGAGTTGGATGGATTCTATTAGTGTTAGGAATTTTTTGTTTTGCAGTGGGCTTCTTCTATGCTGGTGGTCCTTATCCAATCAATTCTTTGCCCGTGGGTGAATTTTTTGCTGGTTTTACTATGGGATTTGTTATCTTTCTGATTGCTGTATATATTAATGTTTATCAAGCCATTGCCTTTGATTGGCACTTAATTGTACCTATTTTTATCGCATCAGGACTATCCCAATGTGCAATTGGCGCTTTATTATTAGCTAATAATATTTGTGACTATCAAGAAGACATTGACCTCAACCGACACACAATCGTCCGTTTCTTGGGTGTCCCAAAAAGCCTCTGGTTTTATGCAGCTTTATTAATTATTGGTTATATTTTCTTATTAGCAGCTATTTTTATGAGAATTTTACCCTGGTCTTTATTGTTAACATTTTTAGTTATTCCCATTATTTACCGTAATACTAAACAATTTTTTGCTGTGCATATTAAGAAAAAGACTTTTCCCTTAGCAGTCAAAAATCTTTTTATTATCACTTTGACACAAGTATTAAGCTTTGCGCTGGGTTTAATTATCAAGCAATTTTCATAG
- a CDS encoding LacI family DNA-binding transcriptional regulator: MATIRDVARLSGYSITTVSRVLNHSGYVSQQALRKIKQVMQQLDYVPNETARDLSNGQNHKIGVILPQIRTPYFAQILNGVAEAAFSTDYSITLLPSEYNEQAEVYYLEQLRRKEYAGLIITSHGLPLEKLAAYTKYGSLVLCEDPGNISLAAVFTDRYAVFIKIFRWLQQQQIKRIACMFYRPAKSSATTRLTLTAYQEIYQTQLAANLVMTGISSPRTAYLAAQKLAQQVQAPQCILTNSDSNAVAVRQYYIDQQLPIPIIIGQGYEMASFAVKLPTINYHLYELGQKAFEIALADAPLTTKIKLPADFISQNDHFIL, encoded by the coding sequence ATGGCAACTATTCGGGATGTGGCTCGTTTAAGTGGTTATTCTATTACTACAGTTTCACGGGTACTTAATCATAGCGGTTATGTTTCGCAACAAGCTTTACGCAAAATAAAACAAGTGATGCAACAATTAGATTATGTACCAAATGAAACTGCCCGGGATTTAAGCAATGGTCAAAATCATAAAATTGGGGTTATTTTACCGCAGATCCGGACGCCTTATTTTGCCCAAATTCTCAATGGTGTTGCTGAAGCAGCTTTTTCCACGGACTATTCCATAACGTTATTGCCATCAGAGTATAATGAACAAGCAGAAGTCTACTATTTAGAACAATTGCGACGCAAAGAATATGCAGGACTTATTATCACTTCTCACGGGCTTCCCTTAGAAAAATTAGCTGCCTATACAAAGTATGGTTCGTTAGTTCTTTGCGAAGATCCTGGAAACATTTCATTGGCTGCAGTTTTTACAGATCGCTATGCGGTTTTTATTAAAATCTTTCGTTGGTTACAACAACAGCAAATTAAACGCATTGCTTGTATGTTTTATCGGCCAGCAAAATCTAGTGCAACTACGCGTTTAACCTTAACTGCTTATCAAGAAATTTATCAAACACAATTAGCCGCAAATTTAGTAATGACAGGCATTTCTTCGCCACGAACTGCCTATTTGGCTGCCCAAAAATTAGCACAGCAAGTTCAGGCTCCACAATGTATTTTGACTAATAGTGATAGTAATGCAGTGGCTGTCCGCCAATACTATATTGATCAACAATTGCCAATTCCAATAATTATTGGTCAAGGATACGAAATGGCCAGTTTTGCAGTTAAATTGCCGACAATTAATTATCATTTGTACGAATTAGGCCAAAAAGCTTTCGAAATTGCACTTGCAGACGCTCCTTTAACTACTAAAATTAAACTACCCGCAGATTTTATTTCGCAAAATGATCATTTTATCTTATAA
- the cydC gene encoding thiol reductant ABC exporter subunit CydC, which produces MWRHDTWVKPYLKQYKSLLATVLILGVLTTFCGGALMFTSGYTIDRSATHPYNILIIYPAILLTRAFGIGRPTFKYVERLKSHNWVLRVTSKLRTRLYKTVEQDAAFFDEKYQTGNILGLLSEDIDHLQNLYLRTVFPTVVGILLSLIIVIGIGYFDLWFGLLILLLLAIEVLIAPLISVAVEAGRRQKQKALKDDLYTNLTDNILGANDWVLSGRQQDFRKATQDTVTQLNDSKNYSKHFRWRRDFYLQAVLGLIFIALLVFTNLHFTNSMARANYVAAFVLAIAPVGETIIPISQGFEEYPTYRDSIVRLNNLHPTPTKLPPQQTIDPAAFQTLTLDHLQFEYNSDSPVLIKNFQQTIKRGDKLALIGPSGTGKTTLLQLINGDLAPQKGQVLINDINVLTLQAERQKLFAFLNQQPFLFNTSIINNVRLGNENKTDSEVKQALAAVKMQDLIESLPKGYETSVQEAGSRFSGGEQQRLALARILLQDAPIVLLDEPTVGLDPITENDLLQTIFSVLADKTIIWVTHHLQGIKNVDQVIFLKNGQIEMQGHPQDLYQNNQHFQELYKMDQGILIK; this is translated from the coding sequence ATGTGGCGTCATGATACTTGGGTTAAACCCTATCTTAAACAGTACAAATCTTTATTAGCCACTGTCTTAATTTTAGGTGTGCTAACAACTTTTTGTGGGGGTGCCTTGATGTTCACTTCGGGCTACACCATTGATCGGTCTGCTACTCATCCCTACAATATTTTAATCATTTATCCAGCTATTTTACTGACTCGAGCTTTTGGAATTGGACGACCAACTTTTAAGTATGTTGAACGCTTAAAAAGCCACAATTGGGTGCTCAGAGTCACTTCTAAACTTAGAACTCGGCTTTATAAAACTGTGGAACAAGATGCCGCTTTTTTCGATGAAAAATATCAAACTGGTAATATTTTAGGATTACTTTCAGAAGATATTGACCATCTGCAAAATCTTTATTTACGGACTGTTTTCCCTACAGTGGTAGGTATTTTGCTCAGTTTAATTATCGTCATTGGAATTGGTTATTTTGATTTGTGGTTTGGCTTATTAATTTTGCTACTGTTAGCTATAGAAGTGCTGATTGCACCGTTAATTTCTGTGGCTGTTGAAGCTGGCCGCAGACAAAAACAAAAAGCCCTTAAAGATGACTTATACACTAACTTAACTGATAATATCTTGGGAGCTAATGACTGGGTTTTATCTGGTCGTCAACAAGATTTTAGAAAAGCAACCCAAGATACGGTAACTCAGTTAAACGATTCTAAAAATTACAGCAAACATTTTCGCTGGCGGCGTGACTTTTATTTACAAGCAGTTTTAGGATTAATTTTTATCGCACTCTTAGTTTTTACAAATTTGCACTTTACTAATAGTATGGCACGTGCTAATTATGTGGCTGCGTTCGTTTTGGCCATTGCGCCTGTTGGAGAAACTATCATCCCCATTAGTCAGGGCTTTGAAGAATATCCCACTTATAGAGATTCGATTGTAAGATTAAATAATTTGCATCCCACACCAACAAAATTGCCGCCACAGCAAACTATAGATCCTGCTGCTTTTCAAACTTTGACTTTAGATCATCTCCAATTTGAATATAATTCAGATTCACCGGTTTTAATCAAAAATTTTCAGCAAACTATTAAACGTGGCGATAAATTGGCCTTGATTGGACCTAGTGGTACTGGTAAAACTACTTTATTGCAGTTAATTAATGGTGATTTAGCCCCTCAAAAAGGGCAAGTTTTGATTAATGATATAAATGTTTTGACCTTGCAAGCTGAAAGACAAAAATTATTTGCCTTTTTAAATCAGCAACCATTTTTGTTCAATACTTCGATTATTAATAACGTTCGTTTAGGCAACGAAAATAAAACTGACAGTGAAGTTAAGCAAGCCTTAGCTGCTGTTAAAATGCAAGATTTGATTGAATCTTTACCTAAAGGATATGAAACTTCAGTTCAAGAAGCTGGCTCCCGCTTTTCTGGGGGCGAACAACAACGTTTAGCCTTAGCGCGAATACTTCTCCAAGATGCCCCTATTGTACTCTTAGACGAGCCGACAGTGGGCTTAGATCCCATTACAGAAAATGATCTGTTACAAACAATTTTTAGTGTTTTAGCAGACAAAACTATTATTTGGGTGACACATCATTTACAAGGTATCAAAAATGTTGACCAAGTTATTTTTCTTAAAAATGGACAAATCGAAATGCAAGGTCATCCACAAGACTTATATCAAAATAATCAGCATTTTCAAGAATTATATAAAATGGATCAGGGTATTTTGATTAAATGA